In Epinephelus fuscoguttatus linkage group LG6, E.fuscoguttatus.final_Chr_v1, the DNA window ATATGTggcaaaatataaaatgaagaCAAGCACAAAGTTTTTCTAGACtagacagtatttttttttcttccctgtaTAGGAAAGGCAGTCATACATCTGAGGATTGATGGCTCAGTTCAACACAAGTAGCGGCTCTGTGCCAGATGCTTCCTATAAATATTCACTCCGACAAAAGCAGTGCGCTTTATCCTGTGTTGCAGAAAAAATAGCTGCCTTCGAGGGGAATCTATCAGGTGTTTTCAACACAACCAGCAGCACACATGCGCACATGCGCACACATGTAGGTATGAAATCTGCAGTGAAAACAAATACTGATATTTCCCACAAGAACAGTGTCACTCTTGCTTCCACCATGGCAAGGCCAATTTATTGCAACAGAAAGGAGATTACAGTAATGCTGAAACCAGAGACCCGGGAATCAGATGTGCCATCCTTCCCCAAAGTGCGCCAGAGCACCAAACAGTCACTGGCACAGCAAGACATGCTTACCAAAGAGCAACGTTTGATTAAGGGCAATGTTAGGGTGGAATACACCATCAGCTCTAAACTCCCCAAACTTTATGAAATGCAGAAACCTAACTACATAAGTACACGGGGACCCCGAAATAAACTCCAAATAGGCAGCGTTGACCCCTCTGTTACTAAGACTGTGCTTGTTCTGGGAAGCCCTCCGACGAAGCCTAAAAGGCCTCCAAGTGTTGACATTCATCGATTCAGAAGGAatcttaaatgtttaaataaaggtaagaaactgttttaaatgctgCATCACTGCCACATATGATTATTGCTTCTTCAACCACTGTAATGTTAACAAATGTTGTAGCAGAGTGTTCAGTAATAGAGAGTTGAATTAAGATTTTTGTGTGACAGGACCGGGGATGAAGATGCCACCTTCTGCTGTTCCCTCACATCTGCATCCATCTCCATCATTCAATCATGCAGCTGCTTTGTAAGTCTCCATATTGTGGAGGTGCTGTGTTGTAGCAAATCATAACGCAGGCAGTTTACTGTTAACATTGCCTTTGGATAGCGGCTTAATCAAACTGTGGATTTCGGCTTCACAGTTGCAGCACTTTGCCTGCTGCTTCTCACAGGAAGCTGTTTGTCAGATCCTCACTAATCTCAAAAATGCCGTTGAAGAAATTTCATTATGCACAGTTGCAAAGATAAAGTCTGTTCCAGTCTGTCCATAAAATGTTTGAGTTGACAAAATCTCTCTCTGACCATAATTAAGGAGTCAACAGTTGGACATGGATGAGAGctatgaaaatgttggcatcaaGAAGCCTCCGCCACTCCCCCTTCAAGGTCATGCCTTATTTTATGTCATAATTTTACTAAATAAATCTGCCATTGTATGAGTCAGTCAGGTGGTCAATGTCTTGTTGCTTTGTCTTCACAGAACATCCTTCAAAGAGGACAGAGGTAATCCATTCATCCTATTTGACTGCCATTGAAACTAAAGGTTTTTAATGCAATGAGGGAACAGTGTTTATGCTGATTGTTGGTTTTCATCAGTTTGATCTGTTCAGTCTCCACAGGTAGATTTGAGTGATGGCAGGTAAGAAAAACTTGATGATAAATGGTAAGAATCAGGCAGCAATAAGGCAATATTGTGTtatgcatatacagtatatcatgTCTTATCTTTCCAAAGGATGGAACAAGCAGAGAAAtctaaaaaacaccaaaaaagtaaacatgGAAAAGATGACGCAAACCACGGCAAAGTCACAAAGAAGAAAGAGGCAGTAAGTGCTTTCAATAAATGTGTGTATTGAATAAAGTTTATGCTCAAAAACTGTTTTGATGCAATGATAACTATGGTAATCAGGAGCCAAAAGGAACCATCAAcccaaaagaaataaaacatcatGAAAGAAAGGctaagaaagagaagaaagagaagaaaaagaagttcAAGGTAAGAGTGCAAAGCCCACACTCTGGATTTaccctttttattttaatttaatataccAACACATTTAGAAACACTACCACTGTGAAACTGATAATTTCCTACATTGTGCAGATCGAGTAAATAACTGACATCGCCTTATCCTCAACTAGATCAAAGGACCTATTCACACAGTCAAGAAGGGGAAGGCACTCGATTGTAAAGGAGCAAAATCAGACTTGTCTCTGAATCAAGCAGAAATCACTGAAGTGGTCCAAAATACAGGTAAACCAGAGGGACAACTG includes these proteins:
- the LOC125890334 gene encoding uncharacterized protein LOC125890334 isoform X2; the encoded protein is MAQFNTSSGSVPDASYKYSLRQKQCALSCVAEKIAAFEGNLSGVFNTTSSTHAHMRTHVGMKSAVKTNTDISHKNSVTLASTMARPIYCNRKEITVMLKPETRESDVPSFPKVRQSTKQSLAQQDMLTKEQRLIKGNVRVEYTISSKLPKLYEMQKPNYISTRGPRNKLQIGSVDPSVTKTVLVLGSPPTKPKRPPSVDIHRFRRNLKCLNKGPGMKMPPSAVPSHLHPSPSFNHAAALSQQLDMDESYENVGIKKPPPLPLQEHPSKRTESPQVDLSDGRMEQAEKSKKHQKSKHGKDDANHGKVTKKKEAEPKGTINPKEIKHHERKAKKEKKEKKKKFKIKGPIHTVKKGKALDCKGAKSDLSLNQAEITEVVQNTDVSVMTEAVTTGLDDLNVNEETRMYWSEADVYDDIGALDVCRYKMPLKYCLNIFNGKNQSHIVSLADFTDSLLFSWFSTQMRRLFALL
- the LOC125890334 gene encoding uncharacterized protein LOC125890334 isoform X1, with the translated sequence MAQFNTSSGSVPDASYKYSLRQKQCALSCVAEKIAAFEGNLSGVFNTTSSTHAHMRTHVGMKSAVKTNTDISHKNSVTLASTMARPIYCNRKEITVMLKPETRESDVPSFPKVRQSTKQSLAQQDMLTKEQRLIKGNVRVEYTISSKLPKLYEMQKPNYISTRGPRNKLQIGSVDPSVTKTVLVLGSPPTKPKRPPSVDIHRFRRNLKCLNKGPGMKMPPSAVPSHLHPSPSFNHAAALSQQLDMDESYENVGIKKPPPLPLQEHPSKRTESPQVDLSDGRMEQAEKSKKHQKSKHGKDDANHGKVTKKKEAEPKGTINPKEIKHHERKAKKEKKEKKKKFKIKGPIHTVKKGKALDCKGAKSDLSLNQAEITEVVQNTDVSVMTEAVTTGLDDLNVNEETRMYWSEADVYDDIGALDVCRAVGENDLYVAMDYQDTRLYWFCICFQWVGQTWIFINVEISVGAMRSVFNQKIKIFSLKE
- the LOC125890334 gene encoding FYN-binding protein 1-like isoform X3, with amino-acid sequence MAQFNTSSGSVPDASYKYSLRQKQCALSCVAEKIAAFEGNLSGVFNTTSSTHAHMRTHVGMKSAVKTNTDISHKNSVTLASTMARPIYCNRKEITVMLKPETRESDVPSFPKVRQSTKQSLAQQDMLTKEQRLIKGNVRVEYTISSKLPKLYEMQKPNYISTRGPRNKLQIGSVDPSVTKTVLVLGSPPTKPKRPPSVDIHRFRRNLKCLNKGPGMKMPPSAVPSHLHPSPSFNHAAALSQQLDMDESYENVGIKKPPPLPLQEHPSKRTESPQVDLSDGRMEQAEKSKKHQKSKHGKDDANHGKVTKKKEAEPKGTINPKEIKHHERKAKKEKKEKKKKFKIKGPIHTVKKGKALDCKGAKSDLSLNQAEITEVVQNTDVSVMTEAVTTGLDDLNVNEETRMYWSEADVYDDIGALDVCRAVGENDLYVAMDYQDTRLSSLPQPPIDECDVYDVVDCG